A stretch of the Xiphophorus couchianus chromosome 15, X_couchianus-1.0, whole genome shotgun sequence genome encodes the following:
- the LOC114158158 gene encoding uncharacterized protein LOC114158158, with protein sequence MASLPHENQTSSQTPSPASQEENSEDEKLSVALLNINGLRNKTHEIRHIIARDKLHVVALCEIRLNSTVKESDVYIPGFRMWRRDKKDKRNNTGGGVALYVQDHIKTRLRPDLMKAEADEENPKAEIIWVEMELPDSRPVLLGCCYIPKKNQTTYLKHIRETMTLMSKEKEDKDIFLMGDFNIDWLSNSEKKKADVFISSQSWTQIVKAATRLTLDSATCIDHIYTNISGTDSLEVENIPTGCSDHNLITVKVKRKTIQSKGKFRQIQSEKEKFHTDMKKNLEEVYKKPLQEFTKSFLQVADEHAPLKSQNIYCLLKLNKSLEDFVSGRDKEKYKMIKDIYNSMKKKKKLQEKIDNYINGKPQNPAGDKNDATESEETFPFHLPEIEASQEDPQGSVIDPVDGQRNRTRSEVFQETRFTEVKTCLEYVCDHVVKVIDETEAELWELAAGSISATIREILNGYIKIGEIPDKLKKIKSFPFSTDNYYNIRQKSGAVRLHIILSYIFDVILYEQAKPYFIENISIATLQGKLEQLKTDWLSLGEANTAVEAVFLDFTSSFDEISHDLLITKLQKPYFSDSNLKLIESFLSIQKGSSGLPRISCLSQLLHIIIINDLKKNLEPSAVICNNYMMIFGNKSEVDEKMETVRTRAKQFKIVFKETRKQFKLSELSAMSKTLESMIHCHGDKSNWIRAPGNIVKQNGDWENDNVSRELELHFGKDSLQRFQTENQERPAGSAGGSGGSRRREI encoded by the exons ATGGCAAGTTTACCACATGAAAACCAAACATCATCTCAGACTCCCTCACCTGCATCACAGGAGGAAAACTCTGAAGATGAGAAATTATCAGTGGCTCTGCTGAACATTAATGGTCTGAGAAACAAAACTCATGAAATTCGACACATTATTGCTCGTGATAAGCTCCATGTTGTGGCTCTGTGTGAAATTAGACTGAACAGCACCGTTAAAGAGAGTGACGTTTATATACCAGGATTCAGGATGTGGAGGAGAGACAAGAAGGACAAGAGAAACAATACAGGAGGTGGAGTCGCTCTCTATGTTCAGGATCATATTAAAACCAGATTAAGACCCGACCTGATGAAGGCTGAAGCTGATGAGGAGAATCCTAAAGCTGAGATCATTTGGGTTGAGATGGAGCTTCCTGACAGTCGACCAGTTTTACTGGGATGTTGTTACatacctaaaaaaaatcaaacaacatatttaaaacacatcaGGGAGACGATGACTCTGATGTCAAAGGAGAAGGAAgataaagatatttttctgaTGGGCGACTTTAACATTGACTGGTTGTCAAACtctgagaagaaaaaagctGATGTTTTTATATCTAGTCAGAGTTGGACTCAGATCGTTAAAGCTGCTACCAGGCTGACTCTAGATTCAGCAACATGCATTGATCACATTTATACTAATATTTCAGGAACGGATTCTTTAGAAGTAGAAAACATTCCTACAGGCTGCAGTGACCATAACCTCATTACCGTAAAGGTCAAAAGAAAGACTATTCAGAGTAAAGGAAAGTTTAGACAAATCCAGtctgaaaaagagaaatttcATACAGATATGAAGAAAAATTTGGAGGAAGTCTATAAAAAGCCTCTGCAAGAGTTTACTAAGAGTTTTCTCCAAGTAGCAGATGAACATGCCCCATTAAAGAgccaaaatatttattgtttattgaagtTGAATAAATCGTTGGAAGATTTTGTATCTGgcagagataaagaaaaatataaaatgataaaagacATCTATAActctatgaagaaaaaaaagaaacttcagGAAAAGATTGATAACTACATCAATGGAAAACCTCAGAATCCAGCAGGAGATAAAAATGATGCTACAGAGTCAGAAGAAACTTTCCCTTTTCATCTCCCTGAGATTGAAGCCTCACAGGAAGATCCACA AGGATCTGTTATAGATCCTGTAGATGGACAGAGGAATAGAACGAGAAGTGAAGTATTTCAAGAGACTAGATTTACAGAAGTGAAGACATGTTTGGAGTATGTCTGTGATCATGTGGTTAAGGTCATAGATGAAACTGAAGCTGAACTGTGGGAACTTGCAGCTGGTTCTATCTCTGCTACGATCCGAGAGATCCTGAATGGATACATTAAGATTGGAGAGATTCCTGAtaagcttaaaaaaatcaaatcattcCCATTTTCAACAGACAACTATTATAATATCAGACAGAAAAGTGGTGCTGTCAGATTACACATCATATTAAGTTACATATTTGATGTCATTCTTTATGAGCAGGCAAAACCGTACTTTATTGAAAACATATCTATAGCAACACTTCAAGGAAAACTGGAGCAACTAAAAACTGATTGGCTCTCACTGGGTGAAGCAAACACAGCAGTTGAAGCTGTGTTCCTGGATTTCACTTCTTCCTTTGACGAAATCAGTCATGATCTGCTGATTACAAAACTTCAGAAACCTTATTTCTCAGATTCAAATCTTAAACTGATAGAAAGTTTTCTTTCCATCCAAAAAGGTTCCTCTGGTTTGCCTAGAATAAGCTGCCTCTCTCAGCTCCTCCACATCATCATTATTAATGATCTAAAGAAAAACTTAGAACCATCTGCTGTTATCTGTAACAATTACATGATGATCTTTGGAAATAAGTCAGAAGTAGATGAAAAAATGGAGACTGTGAGAACACGGGCCAAACAGttcaaaattgtatttaaagaGACACGAAAACAGTTCAAACTCTCTGAGTTGTCAGCCATGTCTAAGACCCTTGAGTCTATGATTCATTGCCATGGAGACAAATCAAACTGGATCAGAGCTCCTGGGAACATAGTGAAGCAAAATGGCGACTGGGAAAATGACAATGTCTCAAGAGAACTAGAGCTACACTTTGGTAAAGATTCACTGCAGagatttcaaacagaaaatcagGAACGTCCTGCAGGCTCTGCtggtggctctggaggttcaagGAGGAGAGAAATATAA